The DNA window GCTACTGTGGCTATTATTAACTTTATCCAGGCCTGGAACGATTTCTTTTTCCCTTTGATTTTTATTCAGGAAGAAGCCAAAAAGACCATTCCCGTCGGCATGCTCAGTTTGTTTGGAGAATACGCCACGGACTGGAGCATGTTGTTTGCTGGCCTGACGTTATCTTCTTTGCCCATGATTATAGTTTTCCTGCTGGCTTCCAAGCAGTTTATGGAGGGCTTAACGTCAGGGGCGGTGAAATAAAGGGTGAAGACTGGCCGGTGCTTGACTTAAACAGTAAAATCAAAACAGAATGGTTGGTGTGAGAATGGATATGGATTTGTCAACTTTAACCACTGAGCAGCGCAATAAGCACAGCATGCAACTGGATCAGATGACAACGGCGCAAATTTTACAAGTCATCAACAGGGAAGATCAATCCGTAGCCCAAGCGGTGGGAAAGGTTCTAAACAAGATAGAAACAGCGGTTGAGCTGGTGATTGAAGGACTGAAAGCTGGCAAGAAGCTGATCTATGTGGGAGCCGGAACAAGTGGCCGTCTAGGTATTCTTGATGCAGCTGAATGTCCCCCTACTTTCAGTATCTCTCCGGATCAGGTGCAAGCCTTGATTGCCGGAGGGCAGGAGGCGATGGTCAAGGCTGTTGAAGGAGCGGAGGATGATGTTCGGCAAGGGGCTGAAGATGTGGAAGAGTGCCCAGTCAACCCTGGTGATGTGGTCATTGGTTTATCCGCCAGCGGGAGAACACCTTATGTGCTTGGCGCCTTGAATGCCGCCAAGCTGCGGGGAGCGCAAACAGTAGCCATCTCTTGTAACAGGGATGCAGAATTAAGCCGAATCGCTCACCATGCCATTGAAGTGGTGGTGGGGCCCGAAGTGTTGGCCGGCTCGACACGGATGAAAGCCGCGACAGCTCAAAAGATGATTCTCAATATGATTTCAACGACGGCCATGATTAAGCTGGGTAAAGTATATGAAAACCTGATGGTGGATTTGAAAGTGAGTAACGTCAAGCTGAGAGAGCGAGCCCGGCGTATACTCATGGCCACGACAGGGATAACATATGAGGAGACCGTTGCTATTTTGGAAGCAACCGGTGGAGAGGTGAAACCGGCCATTGTAATGGTTGAGACCGGGGCCACGCTGGATGAAGCCAAGAGAGCCCTGCAGGCGTCCGGAGGATTTGTACGCCGGGCCATACAACTGGTTCAAGAGGAAGGAAGTGAGTGTTATGACAGCAAAAACTAAGTCCCTTTCTCCAACGTCAGGCGGACTGGTGATGTTGAAGGAAATGCTGCCCCATCTCCCACCATCGGAACAGAAAATTGCTCGCTATATCCTTGATCATCCCCGGGAAGCGGTGGGCTTCACAGCTGCTGAATTGGGAGAAAGGAGTCAGACCAGTGGGGCAGCAGTGATCCGTCTATGTAAGTCTCTGGGCTTCAAAGGATTGCAAGAATTGAAACTGCGGGTGGCAGGAGATTTGCGCACAGAAGAGGTGGAGGGATACCGGGATATTCAACCTGGGGAATCACAGCAAAATGTGATTGAAAAGATGACCAGCAACAGTATTCAAACCTTAAAGGAGACAGCCCAGATTTTAAGTCCGGATGAACTGGAGCGGGCCACCGAAGCAGTTCTTGCGGCACGACGGATCCATTTTTTCGGGGTGGGTGCCTCTGCCATTATCGCTCAGGATGCCCAACAGAAATTTTTACGTATCAATAAGCAGGCGACGGCCTTTCCCGATCTCCATATGGCGGCCACATTAACGGCCAACGCCAGCGAACAAGATGTGGTGATGGGGATCTCATTTTCAGGTCAAACCAAAGAGGTGCTTAAAATTTTACAACTGGCCAACAAAAAAGGAGCTGCTACCATTAGTTTGACACGGTACGGGGCGTCTCCCATTGCTGATGAAGCGGATATTAGGTTGTTCACCTCCACTTCAAAGGAAGCTACCTTCCGCAGCGGTGCGACGTCATCCCGCCTGGCCCAATTACATGTGATCGATATTCTGTTTATGTGTGTGGCTGCCAGGCAGTATGATCAGGCGATTACCCATTTGGACCAAACCAGAGAAGCGATCGCTTTTATTCAAGGTCGGTTCAATCCAAAATCATAATATGTTCATTGGACTAGAAAGTGATCAGGCTCAGGGCTGGTTCCCCGTGAGCCTTCTAGTTATTTTACCCATCGGCTTCTGCATTCCACAAATCCATAACGTATATTTGAAAAGTTCAAAATTAATATTGAATTATCATTTTTAAATATATATAATTTATATAAAATATTATTTCAGAATGGTTGGGATATGATGGAGTTTAATTTAAGCAATTTAACTACCGAGCAGCGTAATAAACATTCTCTGCAGATTGACAAGATGACCACATATGAAATCTTAACAATCATGAATAGCGAGGATTCATCTATAGCTCCAGCAGTCAGGCGAGTGCTGCCTCAAATTGAAAGGGCAGTTGAGCTTACATATGAGGCCCTCAACAGAGGAGGAAGACTATTCTACATCGGTGCTGGTACCAGCGGACGTCTCGGTGTGTTGGATGCGGCGGAGTGTCCCCCGACGTTCAGTGTGGACGAGCAACTCGTTCAGGCCGTTATTGCAGGTGGGCCCACTGCTATGTATAAGGCGGTAGAAGGGGCGGAGGATGACGGTGAAGAAGCAGTTAATGCCCTGCTGGAAAGGGGATTATCAGCTCAAGATGTTGTTATCGGCATTACGGCCAGTGGAAGGACTCCTTTTGTGATTGAAGGTTTGAAATACACAAGACAAAGGAAAGCCTGTACCATTGCATTAACTTGCAATAAACAGGCACTGGTAAGTCAGTATGCAGATCACACCATTGAGGTGGTGGTCGGTCCTGAAGTGTTAGCAGGATCGACGCGTCTCAAAGCTGCCACTGCACAGAAGATGGTCCTGAACATGATTAGTACTGCCGCGATGATTAAACTGGGCAAAGTTTATGAGAATCTCATGGTTGATTTACATGCCAGTAACCGGAAATTACGCGAGCGTGCCCGGCGAATCCTGATGGCTATTACCGGGGTGACTTACGAGGAAGCAGTGTTGGTGCTTGAACAGACCCAACAAGAAGTAAAGCCGGCTATCGTCATGATCAAAACGGGTTGTACTTACCAACAGGCAGTAGAATCCCTTCAACAAAGTAAGGGGTTTGTGCGGGAAGCAATTACCCGTTTGTTACATTTTTAAACCGTTGAAACAAGGAAAGGTGGTGATAAATTGCAAATAATTTATTCTAAAAATTTAAACTATTAATGCTAAAGCAGGGTTTGGTCATGAAAGGATGCCATGACTGGGAGGTTATAGAGTGATAATGTTTAAACTTAAAAAGGTGATAATGATGGGGATCTTTACAGTTTTAGTGATAGGCGCAGTGCAGGTTGAAGCACATCCAACCGATGCCCAGCATAATGAGGAAGGTTATTATCGTGCCTTTTGGGTGCAAGCTTTCGCACCTGGGTTAAAAACCCCTGAGGAAATTGACCAGTTGGTTGAAGATGTCAGCCAGGCCAACATGAATGCCATTGTTGCTCAAGTGAGCCGGAGACATGATGCTTACTACCGGAGTGACGTATTGCCATTTACTGAAGACCCTGCAGTTCCACAAGGATTTGACCCGCTTGGTTATCTGATCGAAAAAGCGCGGGAAAAAGGCATTGAGGTCCATGCCTGGGTAGTGGTCGGTCCGATGTGGCACCCCATATACGGAGGAGAACCGCAAGATCCCAATCATATTTGGAATCTCCACGGACCGGATGCAGCTGATGATCAAACCTGGGTGACCAGGGGCTATGATGGTTCTGTTGGCAACCGTATGCAACCCTATCTCGATTTAGGGCATCCTGATGCAAGGGATCATGTGGTAGAGATGGTGACAGATATTGTTAGGAACTATGATGTTGATGGTGTTCATTTAGATTATATCCGCTATCCGGAAAATGCTGCAGGAAACCCAAAGGGTTGGTATGGTTATAACCCCACATCACTACAACGCTTTCAAGAAGAAACAGGTCGTACAGACCGTCCCGATCCAGCAGATCCACACTGGCTGGAGTGGAAAACAGAGCAAGTGAACACACTGGTTAAACGCGTCTATCTGGAAATGATGGCGATTGATAGCGCTGCCAAGCTGACCGCTGCGGTTGTTTCGTGGGGGTTTGACGATCCAAGGCACACCGAGTGGTGGGCAATGGATCCGGTTCAGCGTGCCCATCAAGATTGGAAACGCTGGGTACAGGAAGGGTATTTGGATTACGCATTCGTTATGAATTATGATCCAGATGCTGATCCTACCCGGGCAGCAAGATATGATGCTTGGATTGAGTGGCAAAAGGATTTGCCCCGCAACAGGGGGATCGTTATTGGACCAGCTCTTTATCTTAACGCACCAAAAGACAGTTTATCGCAGATACAGCGGGCGCTGCAACCGTCCCCGGCTGGCCGTCATGCAGAAGGCATAAGCCTGTATGTTTACAACGTATGGAGTAATGATAGTACGCCACGCGGGGAGATTATTCAAATGCTTCACGAAGCGACGGACCTAAACAACCATGAACCTCCGTTTGCTGCACCCGTTCCTGTACCGGAACCTGCCTGGAAA is part of the Caldalkalibacillus uzonensis genome and encodes:
- a CDS encoding family 10 glycosylhydrolase, which translates into the protein MFKLKKVIMMGIFTVLVIGAVQVEAHPTDAQHNEEGYYRAFWVQAFAPGLKTPEEIDQLVEDVSQANMNAIVAQVSRRHDAYYRSDVLPFTEDPAVPQGFDPLGYLIEKAREKGIEVHAWVVVGPMWHPIYGGEPQDPNHIWNLHGPDAADDQTWVTRGYDGSVGNRMQPYLDLGHPDARDHVVEMVTDIVRNYDVDGVHLDYIRYPENAAGNPKGWYGYNPTSLQRFQEETGRTDRPDPADPHWLEWKTEQVNTLVKRVYLEMMAIDSAAKLTAAVVSWGFDDPRHTEWWAMDPVQRAHQDWKRWVQEGYLDYAFVMNYDPDADPTRAARYDAWIEWQKDLPRNRGIVIGPALYLNAPKDSLSQIQRALQPSPAGRHAEGISLYVYNVWSNDSTPRGEIIQMLHEATDLNNHEPPFAAPVPVPEPAWKKAPHGHLLGQVLQGEGKMPLSGVHVLLRRGNNGPVAAELLTDANGYFSVTDLKPGNYRVEINGHKHAQQLTIKPRQVTRAELTQ
- a CDS encoding MurR/RpiR family transcriptional regulator is translated as MTAKTKSLSPTSGGLVMLKEMLPHLPPSEQKIARYILDHPREAVGFTAAELGERSQTSGAAVIRLCKSLGFKGLQELKLRVAGDLRTEEVEGYRDIQPGESQQNVIEKMTSNSIQTLKETAQILSPDELERATEAVLAARRIHFFGVGASAIIAQDAQQKFLRINKQATAFPDLHMAATLTANASEQDVVMGISFSGQTKEVLKILQLANKKGAATISLTRYGASPIADEADIRLFTSTSKEATFRSGATSSRLAQLHVIDILFMCVAARQYDQAITHLDQTREAIAFIQGRFNPKS
- the murQ gene encoding N-acetylmuramic acid 6-phosphate etherase gives rise to the protein MVGVRMDMDLSTLTTEQRNKHSMQLDQMTTAQILQVINREDQSVAQAVGKVLNKIETAVELVIEGLKAGKKLIYVGAGTSGRLGILDAAECPPTFSISPDQVQALIAGGQEAMVKAVEGAEDDVRQGAEDVEECPVNPGDVVIGLSASGRTPYVLGALNAAKLRGAQTVAISCNRDAELSRIAHHAIEVVVGPEVLAGSTRMKAATAQKMILNMISTTAMIKLGKVYENLMVDLKVSNVKLRERARRILMATTGITYEETVAILEATGGEVKPAIVMVETGATLDEAKRALQASGGFVRRAIQLVQEEGSECYDSKN
- the murQ gene encoding N-acetylmuramic acid 6-phosphate etherase — protein: MEFNLSNLTTEQRNKHSLQIDKMTTYEILTIMNSEDSSIAPAVRRVLPQIERAVELTYEALNRGGRLFYIGAGTSGRLGVLDAAECPPTFSVDEQLVQAVIAGGPTAMYKAVEGAEDDGEEAVNALLERGLSAQDVVIGITASGRTPFVIEGLKYTRQRKACTIALTCNKQALVSQYADHTIEVVVGPEVLAGSTRLKAATAQKMVLNMISTAAMIKLGKVYENLMVDLHASNRKLRERARRILMAITGVTYEEAVLVLEQTQQEVKPAIVMIKTGCTYQQAVESLQQSKGFVREAITRLLHF